In the Brettanomyces nanus chromosome 1, complete sequence genome, AGGAGACGCTGTCTCCGTCTTTGGAGGTGACTCATGGTCATATAATTTGGTGAGATCCATAGTGTTTAATGACTTTAGTTGATCTAttgatattgttgatgattatTTTATTGTGAAAACCAGACTTCCTTCCAGCAGAGACAAACTGCTAACAAACTAAAGCTTCCCGAGCAGTCCAACCGTTTGCACTGCCTCATAGAATTCAAATtttaaaattttcatctgagtgaaaaaaaaaattggatAAAGTAGGACTGAATATTGAACTTCGATCCTGTACACTTTCATCAAATACTGCTTACACTGCATCCATTCTAACTATGCTAAAATCCACCAACGCCAATGGTGTTTCAGTATACCAAGTGTCTGGTACTAATATTTCAAGATCGCTTCCTGATTGGATGGccagaaaaaggaaaagagcTCTTAAGTATGACGTCGATTACCAGAATCGTGTGGAGTTGATCCAAGATTTCGAATTTAGTGAGGCTTCTAATAAGATCAAAGTCACTAAAGATGGTCAATATGCCATGGCAACGGGAACATATAAGCCTCAGATCCATGTTTACGAATTCTCTAATTTGGCTATCAAGTTTTCTAGACACACTGATGCAGAGAACGTGGACTTCGCTATACTCAGTGATGACTGGACCAAATCGATTCACTTGCAAAATGATCGTTCACTTGAATTTCAGGTGAATGGTGGCAGATACTACAAAACCAGGATACCGAAATTCGGAAGATGTTTGAGGTACAATGATGTGTCATGTGACTTGTATGTGGGAGCCTCGGGAAACGAGATCTATAGACTAAATTTGGAACAAGGAAGATTTATGAGACCGTTCGAAGTGGAAAATGATACCGGTGTGAACAGTATCGATATAAATTCAGTTCATGGGCTTATTGGTGCTGGACTTGAGGATGGAACTGTGGAGTTCTGGGACCCTAGAGCTAAGCAGAGAGTGATCAAAGTAGTCATTAATGATGGGAGTGGGTCTCAAGGTGAAGTGAGTTGCGTTAAGTTTAGAAATGATGGATTGAATTTTGCTTGCGGTACCTCAAATGGTATGACAATGCTTTATGATATGAGAACATCGCTTCCATTGCTTACGAAGGACCAGGGTTACGGCTTTGatataaagaagatcataTGGCTTGACAATACTGGTACCGAGGACAACAACAATTTGATCATGACTTCAGACAAGAAAATTGCCAAGGTGTGGAATTGTCATAGTGGTAAACCATTTGCGGCCATGGAGCCCAGTGTAAATATAAACGATGTTGAATACGTTCCTAAATCTGGTATGTTCTTCATGGCAACAGAATCGATATCCATGCACACATATTATATTCCAGAGTTGGGACCCTCACCTAAGTGGTGCTCATTTTTGGACAATATCactgaagaattggaggaGAAACCTTCTAACACCGTTTATTCTAACTATCGGTTTATTACGAAACAAGATGTTAAGAAACTTAGTATCGAGCATCTTGTCGGCACCAAAGTTCTTAAGGCTTATATGCATGGTTACTTCATCAACACAGAGCTTTATGATAAGGTGAACTTGATTGCAAATCCTACTGCCATGGAGTACGAAAGAGAAAAcgaaatcaagaagagaatcGAGCAGGCAAGAGAATCCAGAACAAGAACTGCTGGAGCTGTAACAAACACGAAGGTGAAGGTCAACAAGGACTTTGTCGGTCacttggagaagaaatttGGATCCGATGTTGCGGAGAACGTGGTTAATGACGATCGTTTCAAGGAGatatttgaagatcctGCATTCCAAATTGATACGGACAACTTTGATTATCAACAGATTAACTCTTCTTCGAATAAAAATGGTACAGGAGAGGTGAAGCCACTTACTGCCGCTGAAGAGTCTGACGAGGAAAGACTcgaggaagaggaggaagaagaacaagaagcGAAAGAGTCAGATAGTGAAAGTGAATCcgagaaagaagaagaagaagagatagaaacGAAGAACATTGCCAAGGAAGCAAGGGCAGAAAAGATTAGACAAAGACTTATtaagaggaagaagcagaagaaacaTGAAGAAGGGGAGAAACGGAAATTCTTAGCTACATTGAAGACCGTGGATGTGAACGAGAATGGTAAGTCTGGTCAGAGCAAGACAGTTTCCTTCGGAAAGCAGGTGGAGTtacaaagaaagaagaaccagaagGTCAAGGAGAGCCAAGAGAAGGTGAGGATTCACAAGGCACCATCTGGAGCTGCTGAGATTACGTTTTCTTCGCATAGGAAAAAACATGGTGGTCATAATGAAGAGGACAAACAGGAACTACacggaaagaagaagcaggtATACGAAGGCAGAAGAAAGGCCAGCAAAAACACATTTAGAGGAATGTAAATAATACAGTAATTATAGATGCATTAATCATTAACATTTGATATAGAAAAGTTAGCACTTTTTGTCTAGTTGAAGTTTCCTCTTTAACGAGTCCCAGTCTGTTTTGATGAGACCAGATTTAACAATATTTTCAAACACGTCTAGCAATTTGAGATTCTCATCCTTGAGATGATCACTTTCCATCAGAAGACTTGTTAGAGACTTTCCTTTGTTGACCATTGGTGAGAACCTTTGAGGAATTTGAACTGGGACTCCATGAATAATCTTGATCTTATGATTAGGAAGGTGCCTGACTCCATTGTTACAGCGAACTTCATGAAGAAACTTACATTTGGATCCATTTCTGCAGCGACCCGTTGACTGCCAATATCTGCAAATTCTCCTGTTTGAGGAGGCACCAGAGGAATATTGCAAGGAATTGGCAGAATCAGCAGAATCAGCCGAACTGGCAGCTAGTATTCTCATTTCTTCAgttctctgcttctgcttctctttgattCGTCTGCTCGTAGGCCAATTCTTACGCCTTTCTTGGACCCACTTTTGGATGTCTTCATCGGATTCAAGTATGATGTTTGTTCCTTGAATCGAGACATTTTTCTCTGTAAGATCTACATCTTCATCTAAATTAGCTGTTTCAGCGATAGCCTGTTGAACAGAACTCTGCTTAGAGAGTATCGACTCTTCTTCAGGgatttcatcctcatttCTCTCAGTTTTATCACCCAAATCAATCGACAATCCTGGAAACAACTCGATCGAGGTACTATGGTAAGACCCATGAGGAGGCGTATACTggtcatcatcatcggtTTTCGCATCGCTGGAAAAATATAGCTTCCGCTTTTTCCCACTCTTATCGTCGGCTCCGTAATGATTTCCAAACGATTCGGGTGGACTGTAATCATAATCATCCATTTCAGCTTGTTATAACAATATGCATGAGTCCCTTGTtaattaaaaaaaatttcagttTTCGGATTTAAAGAAGTCAGAAAACCGATTCAGTGCAATTCGCGGAAATTAAATTAGGTGGGTTTATAGGAGTGTGCGATAGTAgatgtggtggtggtgtATTTGTTTCCTCCAGacttcatttcttcttcattatttaTCACTCAACAATGCCGCTTGCATCTACAGAATTGGACAGTATTCTCCCTCTTGTGGCTAAGGGGAAAGTCAGAGACATATACCAAGTCAATGACGACAGCCTTTTATTTGTGGCCACGGACAGGATATCTGCATACGATGTTATTATGAATAACGGCATCCAGGACAAGGGAAAGATTCTTACACAGCTCTCCATATTCTGGTTTGATTTCCTCAAAGAGGAGATTGAGAACCATCTAATCGCCTCTGATGATAAGGAGATCTTGGCCAAATTGCCCAAGGAGCTCTCGCAGCCTAAATACAGAGACCAACTTGCTAAAAGAAGCTTATTGGTCAAAAAACTTGATATGATTCCGTTGGAAGTGATCGTCAGAGGTTACATAACGGGAAGTGCTTGGAAAGAATACAAAAAATCTGGTACTGTCCACGGATTACCTGCACCAAAAGGACTTAAAGAGTCAGATCCTTTTCCACATCCTATCTTCACCCCTTCTACTAAAGCTGATCTTGGATCTCATGATGAGAATATCTCTCCTGAAAAGGCAGCTAGGTTGATAGGCGGGAACTTGGCCGAGAAGGTCGGTCAGAAGGCCGTGCAACTCTACACGAAGGCCAGAGATTACGCCAAAACCAGGGGAATCATCTTAGCAGATACCAAATTTGAATTCGCTCATGGTGAAAATGGTGATATTATTTTGGCCGATGAGGTTCTCACACCGGACTCTTCAAGATTCTGGAGTGCCAAAGACTATGAATCAGGAAGATCCCAGAAATCGTACGATAAGCAATTTCTCAGAGACTGGCTCACAGCCAAAGGCTTGAATGGTAAGCAGAATGTTACCATGCCTGAAGAcatcttgaagaaaacgagtgaaaaatatatCGAAGCCTACGAGGACTTGACTGGAAACCAATGGTGACGTATCCAGTAAttcaatttcctctttagtATACATGTAAACAAAAAATCCGAAAGAAAATGTCGTTTATTTATCTAGCTTGGAATGCACCGCCTTGAATACCCCCCCCCTCTCCTaacaataataataagGAGCAGTCTTTACTTTTTTCTCTACTCTCTCCTCTGAcatttccttcttcctgCATTCCATCAATTgttcatcgtcatcatcatggcCTTCAGGGATCAGTTCCAGGATCTTGGAATCATTGGTCGAGGATCATTTGGATGTATCCGGAAAGTCCGGCGAAAGGCGGATGGAAAGGTGTTTGTGAGGAAAGAGATATCCTATATGTCAATGAATTACAACGAGATAAGGCAGTTAGCGTCCGAATTCCGTATCTTGAGGGAATTGCACCATACAAATATTGTTGAGTATCTGAACCACGAAGACGTAGAGGACCAACAGATGCTCTATATATACATGGAGTACTGTGATGGAGGAGATCTCAGCAAACTAATCAAGAGATACAAAGACAATGACGAGTACGTTCCAGAGAATTTAATCTGGCAAATATTCACTCAGGTATTGCTGGCACTATATAGATGCCATTATGGCGCGGATATTGAGCCTGTGCAGTCTGTGTTCACGTCCAGTCCCGAGATAGGGCCTAGCACTGTGGCCAACTTTCACGTAGTCATCCACCGTGATATCAAGCCTGATAATGTATTTCTTTTAAGCGATGGATATACTGTGAAGCTTGGCGATTTTGGCCTTGCTAAATGCCTTTCGTCCGCGAGCGATTTTGCTAAGACCTACGTGGGTACTCCATACTATATGCCCCCTGAGGTGATCATGGATCGTCCATATGACCCTGTATGTGACGTGTGGTCACTTGGGTGTGTAATGTACGAACTATCCTCTCTACGGCCACCATTTCAGGCAAAAACGCATCTCAAATTGCAAGAAAAGATTAAAGCGGGTGTGTTTTCATCCATTCCGGAGCATTATTCTCATCGTTTGAAGATGTGTATAAGTGCCTGTCTTATCACAGATCCAAGGGAACGTGCCACAGTAAACCAGCTACTCCAGGATTCATCGTTCAAGATATACAGAAAAGAATGGGAGCTGGTTGAGAGAGaaatgaaattgaaggagaaggagaaagaggtggTAGTGTTAGAGAAAGGACTCAAAAAGTACGAGAAGGAACTTGACGAGCAGTGTAGAGTGATGAACTTAAAGAACGAGGAAATTCGTAATGGATATAAAAGGGAGTTCAATTATGTGTTGGATATTGAACTCAATAAGATCTTAAGTGAGCTACCGACCCCAATTAGGCAACAACTTATGATGAAGACTAAGGAAAATCAGGCGCCCCAACGTCGCAGCACTTCTCCCCCTACGTTAGCAAGTAATAAATTAAAGGGGCCTCGTGATCTGCAGGACTATACAAATCGCATAATGAGGCAGCCCAGTAGGCGATAGATACCGGTTTATCACACCTTCTAGCATAAATACATACATTTAGACACGTACATTAATTCATTCATCTATAGGCTAGATACATCTGACTTAAATCAACATGGTAACAAGACATTTTAGAATATATCCTTGTAGTCCTTCAACTTACCATCCTTTCTATCCTTCCAGTAGGTACCTGTAAATCTCCAGTAATCCTCTCCCGTCACAGGATGTTTATCCTTGACAAAAAATGATGGCTTGTATActatatttttctcttccatctcttttttgtGGGCTCTctgtttctcttcaactctgtttttctcttccgAAGCCAAATCATACTCTGCGTTCTCCATGGCACGTTGATCAGGACGCAAACGTGTATCCGTACACGCAACAACAGGCAACAAATGCGGCTGTGGGGCGTTCAAACCAGCGGCAAAATTGGTAAGATGAAACAACATATCCTGACGCTTCTTGGCTGAAAAGACAACAAATTTCTGCAATGAAGGGTCGGTCGCCGACTTGGCATAGATCTTAGTGTTCCAATGTCCAGCAATCTGATACTGGAGCGTTTTATCTGCGGAATACACCTCACCCTTTACCTCATAGGCATTTGATGATCTCCATCCCCGTTCTTTGAAGTGTAAATGCATATAATCACCGGTCATATGATTTTTAATCTCCATTTCACCGTAGTTGTCAATAGTAGGACGTCCGATAATTATGCCGACGACAGAATTGTTCACCTTTTTCCAAGAATACAATTCCATAGCAGTTTGCTTGCCAGTCCTCTTGTCTATAGGCAGGGTACTCGGATAAAGTTCACAGAACCACGTACCCAAATGCCTAATGTCAAACGATCTTCCATAAAACTTTGTCTTCACATTGGATTCACCGTAGTATGCCCAATAGGGTGACTCTGAAACCACCGCAGAAATAGGCGGATGGTGACTCACTTGCTCACAAAAGACACGATATCCCTTATCAGGTCGAGCGTACTCGTAAGTCTCTCCCAACAATGGATTGAACGGCTTAGCAATTCTTCCAACAGTAGAAGCATACTCAGAAGCAGCGAAGCCTGCCACATAAACCATTCTTAATGGGGAGAATTCAATACTGGCAGCCTTATCAAGTAGATCAGAGTACTCCATAATCTCAATGTTACGCTGCAATAATGAAGTAGGCTCATTGAATGCAACCGGAAGAGTCATCTTTGTCATATCCTTACCAATCAATGACTTGAGCACACTCCAAAGAGAAATCTTCGGTCTGTTATCCTCCCTGGCAAGAGTTGTCCTGATAGGATCCTCGTATCCTTTAAAGGTGGCATCGTCCAGTATCTTCACATACCTGGCCTTTTGAGCCTCACTCTCAATTGGGTAGTTGTCCACGAAGAACCTACCGTCAACAAGAATAGGCTGAAAAGGTCCAGAAGTTGGTTTCACCTTACGTACGATTTCctcgatctcttcttcattatccGAAGTAGcttcttgagaagaaaCCTCCTGGGTTGATTTTTCAGCTGCCTCTTCGGATTTCCGACGCTCCTTCTCTGCGATTATGTTCCCCAACTGTTTggcttcttccttctcagGGGTCCCCaaaatttcttcttcgacaTGTTTCGactccttttcttcctcttcctcttctgcaGCGTCAAAAAACTCGTCCTCACTCTCATCCTCTTGTTCAAGAAACTTGGCCAATTGAGGATCTTCTCTATAAGAAGATATCGAAGATCTGTCCCTTTTCGTTGTCACCGCTTCTTTCTGTGAGAGAGATGAAGGCTCGGTTGCAACAATGTCCGGAGATGAAACTGCAGGAATAATCACACTGGCCCGAAGAGACCTACGAACCAATCTAATAGTATCCTCAAGATCGCAAATCTTACTCTCCCTGTCCTGAATCTCAAGTTCCAATTGGCGGATAGAAGATTCCCAGATATTAGATATCTCTGTTTGTCTATCGAACAGCTTTTCCAAACGGAAttccttctcctgaatgacatcttcttctttttcataCAGCTGAGACAAATTCTTGAGAATTCTGGAGGAAACAGTGACAACATCTTCGTTACTAATATTGCTATCAGTCTTGAAATGGTCAAGGAACTCAGAGAAAGACTTCAACTCCATCCGGATCTGATTTCGAATGATAGTAAGCTTTGAGTTGTCAGGTCTACGCTTACCAAGAATCATTTCCATATACACATCATCCccgtcgtcgtcatcgtcatcgtcatcgtcatcatcctcttcatcctctctGCTGGTTGTACCCACAGTGCTATCTTCACTGTTGAGATAATAAGAGTCTTCTGATTGTATAGACGACTGTGGCAATTGATCCCGTGATCTGTGTGCAAGTTTGTTAAACTTATGTATAGGCTTCTTGTAGAGGTTCTTAGCACCTCTGGCCACAGTGCTGGCGACAGAATTATGCGAGGAagtcgaagaagaggcaCTATCACGAGATAAAGAGCGAGAGTGTAAACTTTGCGGCTCTTCCTGCGGCTGCGCTGGCTGGGTCCGATGTTCACCATATGCAATTGAAGTAGTGGATCTGGTAATCGGGTTAGAAGCAAGAGCACTGATTCTGCTTTCGGAAGAGCTACGCTTGAGACCACCATGGGCGACGGTAGAATCATCGGTAGACGAAAAAGCGTTGTGATGAGAAGACTGCGGCTTCCTGGCTTCCTGGACAGAAGTTAGTTTACCGTTTTTCTGCTTGCGATATGCCACCTGGTTAACTTTACGGGAAGCCTTTTGCTCATCGCGTGCATATTTAATCGCATTCTGCAAATTCCAAACCCATCGATTACTCTCTATTTGGTGGTTTGCTTTGAGATGCCATTTAACAGAGCCCCCTGTTAGATTGGCAATGATAAGTTCAAACTTACACTTCTCTGAGCTATCCATACGTACTTGAGCTTTAGCAAGATGGATCATACCACGGCAAGCATTATCCATCTCATTAGGAGACTTATAGTAGGAGAGAGTGCCATCTGCGGCTAGAACGAACCATCGAAGCTTATAGCCACCTGCAAAATTGGTCCATTTCTTAAGAAATCCCTTGAAAGTAGGTGGACCCACGGCAGGATGATCAGAATTCGAATCTATTACACTTTGATCATTGCATGCAGTCTTTATGACTCTTCGcatggaagaagaagtggtACAATCGACAGGTAAACGGCCGCTGACACTACGCTTGAATGGATCTCCCCCATGCTTCAATATAAACTTCACCAGGTCAACATCATCCTTCTTAATAAATTCCAAAAGAACCGTGTCACCAGTGACTGGATCCGTACCATTTATGTCCAGCAACTCTCTTGCTCGAGCAACAGAGAGAACAGACTCTAGTAAAGAAAAGTCACGTGACTGAAATCCGCGACGGAGTCTTGCAGCTTCCTTCTCGACATAACGAGTTCGCAAATCGCTCATAAGCTGAACAATCTCCATACTGGAAGTACATTCGATGGGCTGCTTTAGCTCTTCATTTAGAATAGTATCATTGATGGAGGATAGGGACATGAGATAGTCGATGACATCATTACGTGCAGACATGACAGccagatgaagaggagtATTACCATCTTTGTCCTGGTAATTGACACTGTGAACCAGTTTAGAGTCCACTATGCGTCTGATGATGGAAAGAGGGCCCACTTGAACAGCATAGTGAAGAAGCTCTTTGCGAAGTCTGCGAAGCTGTTTATCCTTACTATCAGATATGTCCTCAAGTAAGAGTGAGAGCTTTTCCGAGTCGTCGTTTCTTATACAGTCCAACAGTTTAAGTTTGACAAGGGAAGCATTGAGACTGGGGCCCACCGTGGCTGAAGACTGGTCGGTAGTAACAGCACCAATACTAGTGTCAGTAGCAAGAATGGAATCTGCTACCTTCTTTGCATTGGTAATCACCGGAGCCTCCGGATCAAGGTGAGATGCCGACATGAGACGATAATTGATAAATAAATACAATTATCTACTGAACTAGCAGCACTTGAATAGCAAATTaagaaaattgaagttgaatggATGGtctaaaaaaaaagacttTTGAAAGCAATGGAGAAAGCGAGAGCAGACAAGGCAAATCTACCAGAAACGAGCAGCAGGCAGTTGAAGAGGTCAGTCAGCCTTGGGCAAGGGGAATCGAGGGACGGGAGAATCGAGGGACGGTAAAATCGAGACGGGATTTGGGGGAGCCGGGAGATGGAAGGGGCGAATGGGGCGAATGGggcagaagaggaaaaaatgTACAGGCGGGTGAGAAAACTTGATTGCTGGAATACTGCCTCGTCACCTCACGGTGGCTAAGGTGGTGCGGTGCTCTTACCCGATTCCCTCGTATATCGGAAATTTTTCGTTGGTGGTGGGGGGGGGACCCTGGGTAAATGAATATATCCAAAATCCAACACAACTCAATATTCTCGAACAAGATTTGCACAGTAATTAAGTGCataatcttctccttggaTTAACCATGCCTTCCAGTAAAAATCGTGCTGCTTTGATCATTTCTAAGCTGAATAGACGCTATAAACATTGTCTCGATGACCTCCTAAACTACTATGGAAAGGTGGCTACTCAGGAAAATGAGATTGAGAAGATCAGAGTTAAAGAGATCGATTTCGAACAGATCACCATCGGTTTCCACCATAAAATGGTCGACTTTGAGATTTTAAAACCTCTCCGTTACGAAGATGATCGGGTATGTAAGAACTGGAACGAGGTGGAGTCTACCATCCAGAAGATGTGCTATACTGCTGCCAACGCGAAAAATGTTAGTCCTATTTGTCTTAAAAAGATTGTTTATCCGTTTAGTCCTATCAATTGGCTGCTTATTTTTGGAATGTCGTTACTTTTCATCGGCCATTATAACCCGGATTTCATCTATAATAGACTTCTAGGTAGAATATCCCTTATTCCTCCCTTCAAACCTTGGAATGACACCATATTACTTGGAGCCATGATTACTCACGTGACTGAATCTCTCACTTTACTAAGACCAAAAATGGCCTACTACAGGATTCCAGTGGACTATAAGATGGAGTGGTATGCATGTTCCATGCTCGATGGATTTGCTTCTGTTAATAGACTCAACAATTATGTCAAGTCCATTGAAGGCAGATATTTCGATTTCTCTGATGATTCAGAGTCAATTGACGTGAAGCCCGTGGTGGATTCCGATTCTGAATTGCAGTAGAGACCAAAAATCCGATTGGATTTTCGCGCTCGCTCCAGAGCCAATTATCAAATGAATTAAATAATGAACACCAATAATTACTTTGTCAACGTTTCTTCTATTCTCTTAAAAGTATATAATATAATGGAAGCTGTCGTGGTAAGTATATCGttcaattgattgatttttTCCCCTGAAACTTTCTTTCTAACAAACCTCTTTAGAAACTCTTTCAAGAGTACGCTGAATATACGCCTGTGACTGCGTCAGAACATACAGGCTCATTGTCACTTGTATGCATCTTGGTAGGTGTGTTAGGCTTAATGTACTGCATTTCCCTTCCTGCAAATTCGGCCACCAAGGGTGTTTCGCATCCCATTATCGAGGAATTGGCTGCTTATTCTGCTCTTGCTCTCATCACTTCTCTTGCTGTCGGCTTCGGTGAACTCTTTTTGTCTTCCTATGTTGGAGTGTATACCTGATCTAAAACATCTTTCaatcaaatttttttggcaTGCTCTTTCGAAGTGACCCATGCCAAGATGTAATAGTCATACAACTTACCCTTGTAAACCGTGTAGAACGCAGGTAGATAGAAGAGCAAAAGGATCCGAATGCCAACTTTGATGCCAAAGTCATACTCTGCCAATTCCTCGTAATAactttgaaattgaagggaGTCCAAAAGTAGACACATCTCGGCTAAAACCTGTACTGGCACAAGGATCGTGTAGCTGAGCTTTTTACAGAATCGAAGCGTTTTGTGGCGACGATCAAAAGTCCTCACTTTGTAAAAGTTGTAGTAATATCTAATGACTTCCACTAACGACTCACTGTACACAAGTGTGGTAAACGCGTTGTTTTTTGCAATTTTCGGATAGCATAATATAGCTAAACTCACTACAAGGTGCTCCAACAAGGTGAAGATTAGGTTGCCTAGTTGTGGATGGACCACTTGACTCTCCCTGGGTATTTTCCCAAATATCGTAACATAGTCGAAGCAATCAACTACTGCGCAGATGGCCCTCACAACTAGATAGAAATCGGCTATGCCGCCAGGAAGAAACCTAACACCGGTGAGAGGTAAAAGGA is a window encoding:
- a CDS encoding uncharacterized protein (BUSCO:EOG09341V19), translating into MAFRDQFQDLGIIGRGSFGCIRKVRRKADGKVFVRKEISYMSMNYNEIRQLASEFRILRELHHTNIVEYLNHEDVEDQQMLYIYMEYCDGGDLSKLIKRYKDNDEYVPENLIWQIFTQVLLALYRCHYGADIEPVQSVFTSSPEIGPSTVANFHVVIHRDIKPDNVFLLSDGYTVKLGDFGLAKCLSSASDFAKTYVGTPYYMPPEVIMDRPYDPVCDVWSLGCVMYELSSLRPPFQAKTHLKLQEKIKAGVFSSIPEHYSHRLKMCISACLITDPRERATVNQLLQDSSFKIYRKEWELVEREMKLKEKEKEVVVLEKGLKKYEKELDEQCRVMNLKNEEIRNGYKREFNYVLDIELNKILSELPTPIRQQLMMKTKENQAPQRRSTSPPTLASNKLKGPRDLQDYTNRIMRQPSRR
- the ADE1_1 gene encoding Bifunctional purine biosynthetic protein ade1 (BUSCO:EOG09343C2M) — its product is MPLASTELDSILPLVAKGKVRDIYQVNDDSLLFVATDRISAYDVIMNNGIQDKGKILTQLSIFWFDFLKEEIENHLIASDDKEILAKLPKELSQPKYRDQLAKRSLLVKKLDMIPLEVIVRGYITGSAWKEYKKSGTVHGLPAPKGLKESDPFPHPIFTPSTKADLGSHDENISPEKAARLIGGNLAEKVGQKAVQLYTKARDYAKTRGIILADTKFEFAHGENGDIILADEVLTPDSSRFWSAKDYESGRSQKSYDKQFLRDWLTAKGLNGKQNVTMPEDILKKTSEKYIEAYEDLTGNQW
- a CDS encoding uncharacterized protein (BUSCO:EOG09341BFH), yielding MLKSTNANGVSVYQVSGTNISRSLPDWMARKRKRALKYDVDYQNRVELIQDFEFSEASNKIKVTKDGQYAMATGTYKPQIHVYEFSNLAIKFSRHTDAENVDFAILSDDWTKSIHLQNDRSLEFQVNGGRYYKTRIPKFGRCLRYNDVSCDLYVGASGNEIYRLNLEQGRFMRPFEVENDTGVNSIDINSVHGLIGAGLEDGTVEFWDPRAKQRVIKVVINDGSGSQGEVSCVKFRNDGLNFACGTSNGMTMLYDMRTSLPLLTKDQGYGFDIKKIIWLDNTGTEDNNNLIMTSDKKIAKVWNCHSGKPFAAMEPSVNINDVEYVPKSGMFFMATESISMHTYYIPELGPSPKWCSFLDNITEELEEKPSNTVYSNYRFITKQDVKKLSIEHLVGTKVLKAYMHGYFINTELYDKVNLIANPTAMEYERENEIKKRIEQARESRTRTAGAVTNTKVKVNKDFVGHLEKKFGSDVAENVVNDDRFKEIFEDPAFQIDTDNFDYQQINSSSNKNGTGEVKPLTAAEESDEERLEEEEEEEQEAKESDSESESEKEEEEEIETKNIAKEARAEKIRQRLIKRKKQKKHEEGEKRKFLATLKTVDVNENGKSGQSKTVSFGKQVELQRKKNQKVKESQEKVRIHKAPSGAAEITFSSHRKKHGGHNEEDKQELHGKKKQVYEGRRKASKNTFRGM
- a CDS encoding uncharacterized protein (EggNog:ENOG41); protein product: MPSSKNRAALIISKLNRRYKHCLDDLLNYYGKVATQENEIEKIRVKEIDFEQITIGFHHKMVDFEILKPLRYEDDRVCKNWNEVESTIQKMCYTAANAKNVSPICLKKIVYPFSPINWLLIFGMSLLFIGHYNPDFIYNRLLGRISLIPPFKPWNDTILLGAMITHVTESLTLLRPKMAYYRIPVDYKMEWYACSMLDGFASVNRLNNYVKSIEGRYFDFSDDSESIDVKPVVDSDSELQ